The following proteins are co-located in the Helicobacter acinonychis genome:
- the fusA gene encoding elongation factor G, which yields MARKTPLNRIRNIGIAAHIDAGKTTTSERILFYTGVSHKIGEVHDGAATMDWMEQEKERGITITSAATTCFWKDHQINLIDTPGHVDFTIEVERSMRVLDGAVSVFCSVGGVQPQSETVWRQANKYGVPRIVFVNKMDRIGANFYNVENQIKQRLKANPVPINIPIGAEDTFIGVIDLVQMKAIVWNNETMGAKYDVEEIPSDLLERAKEYREKLVEAIAEQDEALMEKYLGGEELSVEEIKKGIKIGCLNMSLVPMLCGSSFKNKGVQTLLDAVIDYLPAPTEVVDIKGIDPKTEEEVFVKSSDDGEFAGLAFKIMTDPFVGQLTFVRVYRGKLESGSYVYNSTKDKKERVGRLLKMHSNKREDIKEVYAGEICAFVGLKDTLTGDTLCDEKNAVVLERMEFPEPVIHIAVEPKTKADQEKMGVALGKLAEEDPSFRVMTQEETGQTLIGGMGELHLEIIVDRLKREFKVEAEIGQPQVAFRETIRSSVSKEHKYAKQSGGRGQYGHVFIKLEPKEPGSGYEFVNEISGGVIPKEYIPAVDKGIQEAMQNGVLAGYPVVDFKVTLYDGSYHDVDSSEMAFKIAGSMAFKEASRAANPVLLEPMMKVEVEVPEEYMGDVIGDLNRRRGQINSMDDRLGLKIVNAFVPLVEMFGYSTDLRSATQGRGTYSMEFDHYGEVPSNIAKEIVEKRKG from the coding sequence ATGGCTAGAAAAACCCCATTAAATAGGATCAGAAATATCGGTATCGCCGCTCACATTGATGCTGGGAAAACTACCACTTCTGAAAGGATTTTGTTCTATACAGGCGTGAGCCATAAGATTGGCGAAGTGCATGATGGCGCGGCGACAATGGATTGGATGGAGCAAGAAAAAGAAAGAGGGATCACCATCACTTCTGCGGCAACGACTTGCTTTTGGAAGGATCACCAAATCAATTTGATTGACACTCCAGGGCATGTGGATTTTACCATTGAAGTGGAACGATCCATGCGCGTGCTAGATGGTGCGGTTTCGGTGTTTTGCTCGGTGGGGGGCGTGCAGCCTCAAAGTGAGACTGTGTGGCGTCAAGCCAATAAATACGGCGTGCCTAGGATTGTTTTTGTCAATAAAATGGATAGGATTGGGGCGAATTTTTACAATGTAGAAAACCAGATCAAACAACGCTTGAAAGCTAATCCTGTGCCTATCAATATCCCCATTGGGGCTGAAGACACTTTTATTGGCGTGATTGATTTAGTCCAAATGAAAGCGATCGTTTGGAATAATGAAACCATGGGAGCCAAATACGATGTAGAAGAAATCCCTAGCGATTTATTAGAAAGGGCTAAAGAATACCGAGAAAAGCTTGTAGAAGCTATAGCTGAGCAAGATGAAGCCTTGATGGAAAAGTATTTGGGCGGTGAAGAATTGAGCGTTGAAGAAATTAAAAAAGGCATTAAAATAGGGTGTTTGAACATGAGTCTTGTCCCTATGCTTTGTGGCTCTTCTTTTAAAAACAAAGGCGTGCAGACTTTATTAGATGCAGTGATTGATTACTTGCCAGCGCCTACAGAGGTGGTGGATATTAAGGGGATTGATCCAAAAACTGAAGAAGAAGTTTTTGTTAAATCTAGTGATGATGGCGAATTTGCCGGCTTGGCGTTTAAAATCATGACGGATCCTTTTGTGGGCCAACTCACTTTTGTGCGCGTGTATCGTGGCAAGCTAGAGTCCGGTAGCTATGTGTATAACTCCACCAAAGACAAAAAAGAGCGCGTGGGAAGACTTCTTAAAATGCACTCTAACAAGAGAGAAGACATTAAAGAAGTTTATGCGGGCGAGATTTGTGCGTTTGTGGGTTTAAAAGACACGCTAACTGGGGATACGCTTTGCGATGAGAAAAATGCGGTCGTTTTGGAGAGAATGGAATTCCCTGAGCCGGTCATTCATATCGCCGTAGAGCCTAAAACTAAAGCAGACCAGGAAAAAATGGGCGTAGCGTTAGGCAAGCTTGCTGAAGAAGATCCAAGCTTTAGGGTGATGACTCAAGAAGAAACCGGACAAACTCTCATTGGTGGTATGGGTGAATTGCACCTGGAAATCATCGTGGATAGGCTAAAAAGAGAGTTTAAGGTGGAAGCTGAAATCGGTCAGCCGCAAGTTGCCTTTAGAGAGACTATCCGATCAAGCGTGAGCAAAGAGCATAAATACGCCAAACAAAGCGGTGGTCGTGGGCAATATGGGCATGTGTTTATCAAGCTTGAGCCTAAAGAGCCGGGCAGTGGGTATGAATTTGTGAATGAAATTTCTGGCGGTGTGATCCCTAAAGAATATATCCCTGCGGTGGATAAGGGTATCCAAGAAGCGATGCAAAATGGCGTTTTGGCAGGCTATCCGGTGGTGGATTTTAAAGTTACCCTTTATGATGGGAGCTATCATGATGTGGATTCTTCAGAAATGGCGTTTAAAATCGCAGGTTCTATGGCGTTTAAAGAAGCGAGTCGTGCGGCCAATCCCGTTTTACTAGAGCCTATGATGAAAGTGGAAGTGGAAGTCCCTGAAGAATACATGGGCGATGTGATTGGCGATCTCAATAGAAGAAGGGGGCAAATCAATTCTATGGACGACCGATTAGGATTGAAAATCGTGAATGCTTTTGTGCCGTTAGTGGAAATGTTTGGTTATTCTACGGATTTGCGTTCAGCCACTCAAGGGCGTGGGACTTACTCTATGGAGTTTGACCATTATGGCGAAGTGCCTAGCAATATCGCTAAGGAAATTGTAGAAAAACGCAAAGGCTAG